A window of the Methyloprofundus sp. genome harbors these coding sequences:
- a CDS encoding antitoxin (type II toxin-antitoxin system antitoxin), which yields MLDKTINLSIPVKESILFSLKESTEEFSRELVYLSALMLYKRRKLSLGKAAELAGYNKIDFIFKLKTEGEAVFDYDDDEIDEIVNASKQLP from the coding sequence ATGCTAGATAAAACCATTAATTTATCTATTCCTGTTAAAGAAAGCATCTTGTTTTCTCTAAAAGAATCAACAGAAGAATTTTCCCGAGAGCTTGTATATCTATCGGCACTAATGCTGTATAAACGCAGAAAATTATCATTAGGTAAAGCGGCTGAATTAGCAGGTTACAATAAAATTGATTTTATTTTTAAACTAAAAACAGAGGGTGAAGCTGTTTTTGATTATGACGATGATGAAATTGACGAAATTGTTAATGCCAGTAAACAACTTCCATGA
- a CDS encoding toxin (type II toxin-antitoxin system toxin), translating into MKVVANTTPLISLASIGKLELLKDIFGEIIIADAVYNEIKAKQGYGYSEIDTDYIKGKRSILSVIPSCSH; encoded by the coding sequence ATGAAAGTTGTTGCTAACACTACACCGCTTATTTCATTAGCATCCATTGGTAAACTTGAACTTCTTAAAGATATTTTTGGAGAAATTATAATTGCCGATGCTGTTTATAACGAAATAAAAGCCAAACAAGGTTATGGATACAGTGAAATTGATACTGACTACATTAAAGGTAAGCGCTCAATTCTCAGCGTAATTCCCAGCTGCTCACATTAA
- a CDS encoding hemerythrin yields MDNIGEILMNKFIWQDSYNIGNSTIDSQHKYLFKLANKVVAATSKDQISECLILLYKYTREHFQAEEAVMKVHGYPEYDTHVYLHNKMLDKLIKISDSLNTPHWDKAMIDVFMQEWLLVHILEKDMPLGAYIGTK; encoded by the coding sequence TTGGATAATATAGGAGAGATTTTGATGAACAAATTTATTTGGCAAGACTCATACAATATTGGTAATAGCACCATTGACAGTCAACATAAATACTTATTTAAACTCGCAAATAAAGTGGTGGCAGCCACAAGCAAAGATCAAATATCCGAATGTTTAATACTATTGTATAAATATACTCGAGAGCATTTTCAAGCTGAAGAAGCGGTGATGAAAGTACATGGCTACCCCGAATATGACACTCATGTCTATCTACATAATAAAATGCTGGATAAACTGATTAAAATTAGTGATAGCCTTAATACTCCCCATTGGGATAAAGCCATGATTGATGTTTTTATGCAAGAATGGCTACTGGTACATATTTTAGAAAAGGATATGCCCTTAGGTGCTTATATAGGAACCAAGTAA
- a CDS encoding alanine or glycine:cation symporter, AGCS family, translating to MKTLEELLNTVSAMVWGPVMLILLVGIGIYLTLGLKFFTWRKMGMAIAILWQGRSSNKEGDITPFQALMTALSATIGTGNIAGVATAIALGGPGAVFWMWLTALFGMATKYAEAVLAVKYRETDDKGLHVGGPMYYIKNGLGSKWQWLAGAFAFFGAVAAFGIGNMVQANSVADAVNSLFQVPSTVTAIALTSVTAVVIFGGIGRIAEVAAGLVPIMAIAYIVCALYVISSHFQEIPQALILIVSSAFSETAAVGGFTGATVWLAIRFGVARGIFSNEAGLGSAPIAHAAAKTNDPVQQGMVAMLGTFIDTILVCTMTALVIILSGAWSSGVNGAALSTLAFEASLPGIGSYVVVFGLVIFAFTTILGWSYYGERCAEYLFGTKVIWPYRLLWLCAIPVGAMSKITLVWLVADILNGLMAIPNLIALALLSPIIFKMTTTYLSKLNDRENV from the coding sequence ATGAAAACATTAGAAGAACTGTTAAATACTGTTAGTGCCATGGTCTGGGGGCCTGTCATGTTGATATTATTAGTGGGTATTGGCATTTATTTGACTTTGGGTCTAAAGTTTTTCACTTGGCGTAAAATGGGTATGGCGATTGCCATATTGTGGCAAGGGCGTAGCTCTAATAAAGAAGGGGATATTACCCCGTTTCAGGCACTGATGACGGCTTTATCTGCGACTATCGGGACGGGGAATATTGCAGGCGTTGCAACCGCAATTGCACTTGGTGGCCCAGGTGCCGTATTTTGGATGTGGTTAACAGCTTTGTTTGGCATGGCGACCAAATATGCAGAAGCTGTTTTAGCAGTTAAATATCGGGAAACCGATGATAAAGGTCTACATGTTGGTGGACCGATGTATTATATTAAAAATGGTTTAGGGAGTAAGTGGCAATGGTTGGCAGGAGCCTTTGCTTTTTTTGGTGCTGTGGCAGCTTTTGGTATTGGCAATATGGTACAAGCTAATTCGGTTGCTGATGCGGTTAACAGTCTGTTTCAAGTACCAAGCACAGTCACTGCTATTGCCTTAACGAGTGTCACCGCAGTGGTCATTTTTGGGGGAATTGGGCGTATTGCTGAAGTAGCAGCAGGCTTAGTACCTATTATGGCAATTGCTTATATAGTTTGTGCTTTATACGTGATCAGCAGTCATTTTCAAGAAATTCCACAAGCTTTAATATTGATTGTTAGCAGTGCTTTTTCTGAGACTGCTGCAGTCGGCGGCTTTACTGGCGCAACGGTTTGGTTGGCTATTCGCTTTGGGGTTGCGCGCGGCATTTTTTCTAATGAAGCAGGCTTAGGTAGTGCGCCGATTGCGCATGCAGCGGCCAAAACCAATGATCCTGTTCAGCAAGGCATGGTTGCTATGTTGGGAACTTTTATTGATACAATTTTAGTATGTACCATGACGGCCTTAGTTATTATTCTCAGCGGAGCTTGGTCTAGTGGTGTCAACGGCGCCGCTTTATCAACGTTGGCATTTGAAGCTAGTTTGCCAGGTATCGGCAGTTATGTGGTGGTCTTTGGTTTAGTCATTTTTGCATTTACTACCATTTTAGGCTGGAGCTATTATGGAGAGCGTTGCGCAGAGTATTTATTTGGGACTAAAGTTATTTGGCCATACCGTCTGTTGTGGCTATGTGCGATTCCTGTCGGTGCAATGAGCAAGATCACTTTGGTGTGGTTGGTTGCTGATATTTTAAATGGCTTAATGGCTATTCCGAATTTGATTGCTTTGGCTTTATTAAGTCCTATTATTTTTAAAATGACAACAACTTATCTTAGCAAGCTTAATGATCGTGAAAATGTATAA
- a CDS encoding iron complex outermembrane recepter protein — MKTTLRIAVATALSLPVISFAEPEQLTTIVIEGSASRPGAFALTPDSSGLKDTASLLERVPGANVNRNGPLTGIPQYRGMYGNRINVSIDGANMKEVGPNSMDPSLSHVPAALTESLQVYRGIAPVSSGIDTIGGAMKVKSKKGSFAVGAGEIETDGALSAGYSSVDNGYFLLGFASVANENHKLHVGVTKEEGNDYKFNEHKGKKVTPTEYDRQALTVGYAYQRNGHELDIGFTDNNTINTGTPALPMDIRFVDGGLYNFNYNWDLGEGYKLETKFFYQNMTHQMDNHTLRLAMQRNGSPMLMEANTKVDGGGWDIALHMPLLSGELTTGFTGDKSNHDSLIHMNMAMMPGAMPMDVYIDNFKDVERARYSLFAEWKGEIAPKLSTELGIRYTYTYANSGDVMTTMMNPGMQALAAKFNSQAHHENFHDVDLVAMLRYKMRSDLDFEIGFARKNRAPSYQELYLWAPTEATGGLADGRTYLGNLNLKQENAYQFEFGADWHTDKAYFAPRAFYHYVHNYIQGTPTMMTDNGGNTVLQFNNIDAHLYGVDLELGYVFTDYLRFDAGMNYVDGERLDGPQGNLYRIAPLNGRTQLTFEHSDFMASIEGIYYAAQNKVAAYNDEQATPGYEIMNLRANYQAFDGFVIGAGIENVLDSTNYNHLGGYNRVMGNQDLAVQSRIPLAGRNYYVTLAYQW; from the coding sequence TTGAAAACTACACTACGTATCGCAGTAGCAACTGCACTATCATTACCCGTCATAAGTTTTGCTGAACCAGAACAATTAACGACTATTGTTATTGAAGGTTCAGCAAGTAGGCCCGGGGCTTTTGCTTTAACACCTGACTCTTCAGGGTTGAAGGATACCGCTTCTCTCTTAGAGCGTGTTCCCGGAGCCAATGTAAATCGTAATGGGCCTTTAACAGGCATACCACAGTATCGTGGTATGTATGGAAACCGCATTAATGTCTCGATAGATGGGGCTAATATGAAGGAAGTCGGACCGAATTCTATGGATCCTTCCTTAAGTCATGTTCCTGCGGCTTTAACTGAATCATTACAAGTTTATCGTGGTATTGCCCCTGTCAGTAGTGGTATCGACACTATTGGTGGCGCAATGAAGGTTAAGTCAAAGAAAGGCAGCTTTGCTGTTGGTGCAGGGGAGATTGAAACAGATGGGGCTTTATCTGCTGGGTATAGTTCCGTTGATAATGGCTATTTTCTATTAGGTTTTGCGTCAGTTGCCAATGAGAACCATAAGTTACATGTTGGTGTCACTAAAGAAGAGGGTAATGACTATAAGTTTAATGAGCACAAGGGCAAGAAAGTGACCCCGACTGAATATGACCGCCAAGCACTAACGGTAGGTTATGCCTATCAACGCAATGGACACGAACTTGATATAGGCTTTACTGATAACAATACTATCAACACTGGAACTCCCGCATTACCTATGGATATCAGGTTTGTGGATGGCGGGCTGTATAATTTTAATTATAATTGGGACTTGGGTGAGGGGTATAAATTAGAAACCAAGTTCTTTTATCAAAATATGACTCACCAAATGGATAACCATACTTTAAGGCTCGCGATGCAAAGAAATGGCTCGCCAATGTTAATGGAGGCCAATACCAAAGTTGATGGCGGTGGTTGGGATATTGCTTTGCATATGCCTTTACTATCTGGTGAGTTAACGACTGGCTTTACAGGGGATAAATCCAATCATGATTCCCTGATTCATATGAATATGGCAATGATGCCAGGGGCGATGCCCATGGATGTTTATATTGATAATTTTAAAGATGTTGAGCGGGCTCGTTATAGTTTATTTGCTGAATGGAAGGGTGAGATTGCTCCGAAGTTAAGCACTGAGTTAGGTATACGGTATACCTACACATATGCCAATTCTGGTGATGTAATGACCACTATGATGAATCCTGGTATGCAGGCACTGGCAGCTAAATTTAACAGTCAGGCACATCATGAAAACTTTCACGATGTGGATTTAGTGGCGATGTTACGTTACAAAATGCGTTCAGATTTGGATTTTGAAATCGGCTTTGCCAGAAAGAACCGCGCGCCTTCTTATCAAGAGCTTTATTTATGGGCACCCACTGAAGCAACAGGCGGCTTGGCAGATGGTAGAACCTATCTAGGTAATCTTAACCTGAAACAAGAAAATGCTTATCAATTTGAATTTGGTGCCGATTGGCATACTGATAAAGCGTATTTTGCGCCACGTGCTTTTTATCACTATGTGCATAATTATATCCAAGGTACGCCGACTATGATGACTGACAATGGAGGCAATACTGTTTTGCAATTCAATAATATTGATGCACATTTATACGGTGTTGATTTAGAGCTGGGTTATGTTTTTACCGATTACTTACGCTTTGATGCTGGTATGAATTATGTTGATGGTGAGCGCCTTGATGGCCCGCAGGGTAATTTATATCGGATTGCACCGTTAAATGGACGTACTCAATTAACGTTTGAACATTCTGATTTTATGGCCTCTATTGAAGGTATTTATTATGCCGCACAAAATAAAGTGGCTGCCTATAATGATGAACAAGCCACGCCTGGCTATGAAATTATGAATCTCCGAGCTAACTATCAAGCGTTTGATGGTTTTGTTATTGGTGCGGGTATTGAGAATGTACTGGATTCAACCAACTATAATCACTTAGGTGGCTATAACCGCGTTATGGGTAATCAGGATTTGGCAGTGCAAAGTCGGATCCCTTTGGCAGGGCGTAATTATTATGTCACGTTAGCTTATCAATGGTAG
- a CDS encoding anaerobic magnesium-protoporphyrin IX monomethyl ester cyclase: MKVLLITPPMTQLNTPYPATAYLTGFLKQQNYQVAQRDLAIELLLNILSRSGLEQLFDQIEDNFADFDDDELPDSIYNFLANYAAYYQCIDVVIRFLQGKDPSLALRIASRRFLPEGPQFDALEKMEAMQSGVLERAFGNLGVQDKAKYLATLFINDLALVIKEGVDPYFAISRYAERLAASNPQFDDLYTALHMPEPSYTENIIAELIKQYIQAESPDVLAISVPFPGNMLGALQAAKYCKQYAPAVKVVLGGGFINTELRTLKEPRIFEFVDYICLDDGERPLLTLLENLQGQHKQLFRTYTLESGAVQFNTSVELHDIAQKEVGTPCYTGLPIDNYLSLCEMLNPMHRIWSDGRWNKITIAHGCYWAKCSFCDISLDYIGQYDDAGVDITIARIKELIAETGQTGFHFVDEAAPPKALFALANKLLEQDIVITWWGNIRFEKTFTAEKCQLLADSGCMAISGGLEVASDRLLALMQKGVSVAQVAKITKAFTDAGVLVHAYLMYGFPSQTTQETVDALEYVRQLMLNSCIHSAYWHRFAATIHSPVGLNPENYGIELIANENVLFAENDIDYIDSVSVDHEMLGQGLKKALYNYMHNIGFEYPVSFWFGDKVPETQVRDNYILECL; this comes from the coding sequence ATGAAAGTTTTATTAATTACCCCACCGATGACGCAGCTTAATACGCCATATCCTGCCACGGCGTATCTAACTGGCTTTCTAAAACAGCAAAATTATCAAGTTGCGCAACGTGATTTGGCGATAGAGTTATTGTTAAATATTTTATCTAGATCAGGTTTGGAGCAGTTATTTGATCAGATCGAGGATAATTTTGCTGACTTTGATGATGATGAACTCCCCGATAGCATTTATAATTTTTTAGCCAATTATGCTGCCTATTATCAATGTATTGATGTGGTTATTCGCTTTTTGCAAGGCAAAGATCCTAGCTTGGCCTTACGTATTGCATCACGCCGATTTTTACCGGAAGGGCCACAATTTGATGCACTTGAGAAAATGGAAGCAATGCAAAGCGGGGTGCTGGAACGTGCCTTTGGTAATTTAGGTGTACAAGATAAAGCAAAGTATTTAGCCACGTTATTTATTAATGATCTTGCACTGGTTATTAAAGAAGGTGTCGATCCATACTTTGCTATTTCACGTTATGCAGAGCGTCTGGCTGCTTCAAATCCACAATTTGATGATTTATATACGGCATTACATATGCCGGAACCAAGTTATACCGAAAATATTATTGCAGAATTGATCAAACAATATATACAGGCAGAGTCTCCTGATGTATTAGCTATTAGTGTGCCTTTTCCAGGTAATATGTTGGGTGCTTTGCAAGCGGCAAAATATTGTAAGCAGTATGCACCTGCGGTTAAAGTTGTACTGGGTGGCGGTTTTATTAATACCGAATTACGTACTTTAAAAGAGCCGCGTATTTTCGAGTTTGTGGATTATATTTGTTTGGATGATGGTGAACGTCCCTTATTAACCTTATTAGAAAACTTGCAAGGACAGCATAAACAGCTATTTAGAACCTATACTTTAGAATCTGGCGCAGTGCAGTTTAATACCTCTGTAGAATTGCATGACATAGCCCAAAAAGAGGTTGGTACGCCTTGTTATACAGGATTGCCAATAGATAACTACTTATCTTTGTGTGAAATGCTTAACCCAATGCACCGTATCTGGAGTGATGGTCGCTGGAATAAAATTACCATTGCACATGGCTGTTATTGGGCAAAATGCAGTTTTTGTGACATCAGTTTAGATTATATCGGTCAATATGATGATGCTGGCGTTGATATTACTATTGCTCGCATTAAAGAATTGATTGCTGAAACGGGGCAAACAGGCTTTCATTTTGTTGATGAGGCCGCGCCACCGAAAGCTTTATTTGCCTTGGCTAACAAATTATTAGAACAGGATATTGTCATTACTTGGTGGGGCAATATTCGTTTTGAAAAAACTTTTACTGCAGAAAAATGTCAATTGCTGGCGGATTCGGGTTGTATGGCCATCAGTGGTGGCTTGGAAGTAGCCTCCGATCGGCTGTTGGCATTAATGCAAAAAGGGGTGAGTGTGGCGCAAGTTGCTAAAATTACCAAAGCATTTACGGATGCAGGGGTATTGGTACATGCCTATCTAATGTATGGTTTTCCTAGTCAAACCACCCAAGAAACTGTTGATGCCTTGGAATATGTCCGACAGTTGATGTTAAATAGCTGTATCCATTCTGCCTATTGGCATCGTTTTGCAGCCACGATCCATAGCCCAGTGGGGCTTAATCCAGAAAACTATGGCATTGAACTGATTGCGAATGAAAATGTATTATTTGCAGAAAATGATATAGATTATATTGATTCAGTCAGTGTCGACCATGAAATGTTAGGGCAGGGCTTAAAAAAAGCACTATATAACTATATGCATAATATCGGCTTTGAATACCCAGTTTCGTTTTGGTTTGGCGATAAGGTACCTGAGACTCAAGTCAGAGATAATTATATTTTGGAGTGTTTATAG
- a CDS encoding two-component system, NtrC family, response regulator HydG, producing MSHFDTIITHSPLLDTVLRSARMVAATDVTVLIKGDTGTGKEVLATAIQKDSNRADKPFITLNCAALPESLIESELFGHKKGSFTGAIANKTGLFQAAHGGTLFLDEVNSLPISIQAKLLRFLESGECLAVGDTIPYIVDARIIAATNTDLQKQISEGTFREDLYFRLNIIPLELPALKERVEDIEHLIKHFQEHFAKEHSIVPPKFTKQAVKILQNYSWPGNVRELRNLCERTSILLSGQIIEAENFPHEFFSAHTGQSNNNSDFALPEVGLSLDKLEADLIYQALQRTNGNRAKSARLLGLSRDTLLYRIQKHGIASQ from the coding sequence ATGAGTCATTTCGATACAATTATTACGCATTCTCCACTACTAGATACTGTCCTACGCAGTGCTCGTATGGTTGCCGCTACTGATGTAACAGTACTCATTAAAGGTGACACAGGAACGGGAAAAGAAGTCTTGGCGACTGCCATCCAGAAAGATAGTAACCGTGCAGATAAGCCATTTATTACTTTAAATTGTGCCGCTCTGCCTGAATCACTCATTGAGTCGGAATTATTTGGCCATAAGAAAGGTTCTTTTACGGGAGCCATTGCCAATAAAACCGGGCTCTTTCAAGCAGCTCATGGTGGTACATTATTCTTAGATGAAGTTAACTCACTACCAATATCAATCCAAGCAAAGCTACTCCGCTTTCTAGAGAGTGGTGAGTGCTTGGCAGTTGGAGATACGATCCCCTATATTGTCGATGCACGTATCATCGCTGCGACCAATACAGATCTACAAAAGCAAATTAGCGAAGGCACTTTTCGCGAAGATTTATATTTTCGCCTAAATATTATTCCCCTGGAACTCCCCGCATTAAAGGAAAGAGTTGAAGATATAGAACACCTTATCAAACACTTTCAAGAACACTTTGCCAAAGAACACTCCATTGTTCCCCCTAAGTTCACTAAACAAGCCGTTAAAATTTTACAAAACTATAGCTGGCCAGGGAATGTCAGAGAATTACGTAACTTATGTGAACGCACTTCCATTTTGCTATCTGGGCAAATAATAGAAGCTGAAAACTTTCCACATGAGTTTTTCTCAGCACATACAGGACAATCCAATAATAATTCTGACTTCGCCCTACCTGAAGTGGGTCTGAGTCTAGATAAACTGGAAGCGGACCTTATTTACCAAGCATTGCAAAGAACCAATGGTAATCGCGCCAAATCAGCACGCTTATTAGGATTAAGTCGAGATACTTTATTGTATCGTATTCAAAAACATGGGATAGCTAGTCAATAA
- a CDS encoding transposase, IS66 family, protein MTAVVMRPSLSLTEVYLYRQPVDFRKSHRGLSAIVECELGHNPFEGHLYAFTNKRRNKIKCLFWEDNGFVLYYKSLAEEKFKWPKGDEETLTLTGQQLNWLLDGFDISAMQGHKKLQYESVF, encoded by the coding sequence ATGACGGCTGTTGTCATGCGTCCCTCTCTGTCTTTAACGGAGGTGTACCTGTATCGGCAACCCGTTGATTTTCGCAAGTCGCATCGAGGGCTATCGGCTATTGTTGAGTGCGAGTTAGGGCATAATCCTTTTGAAGGGCATTTGTATGCCTTTACCAATAAACGGCGGAACAAGATCAAATGTTTGTTCTGGGAAGATAATGGTTTTGTACTGTATTACAAGTCATTGGCAGAAGAAAAATTCAAGTGGCCCAAAGGTGATGAGGAGACGCTCACTTTAACGGGACAACAGTTGAATTGGTTACTTGACGGCTTTGATATCAGCGCAATGCAAGGCCATAAAAAACTCCAATATGAGTCTGTTTTTTAA
- a CDS encoding transposase, IS66 family, whose product MTSADISNKKQQDKACSLLPEGIALLFEKDQTIDELTRVVEIKSGVISEQQKRIRILEEALRLSKIKRFAPSSEQSHQTSLFDEAENEVDGNEESEGADEALADENQASSTDTKKKPGRKPFSDKLPREQVFIRLTEAEKEGAIDTFFTKVKEELDIIPAKVRVLEYMQEKAVFVDRIDGEKQRRLTAAKMPGHPIVGAMGSISLMCFIIIAKYADGLPLYRQEGILSRYGGELSRATLANWVIALAKQLQPLINLMREHQQLGTVIQADETRVQVLKEPGRSASSDKYMWVTLGGPPGEKSILFEYDPSRSGEVPLRLLDGYGGYLQTDGYAGYNAACLKNGMTQLGCWDHARRYFKEAHNAQPKAKKGKNNKPSKAGKVLSLINKLYVIERGIKTLSVNEKYLQRQQKSIPVLNQLKAYLEDNRHKVPKDSLTGKAMTYLSNQWDKLNVYCSNGELNISNILAENAIRPFVIGRKAWLFSDTPAGAHASAVHYSLIETAKANGLEPYEYLKQVLTALPHADTVDKVEALLPWNIKKPGISE is encoded by the coding sequence ATGACTTCAGCCGATATTTCAAATAAAAAACAACAAGATAAAGCCTGTTCTTTGCTGCCGGAAGGCATTGCTTTGTTGTTTGAAAAAGATCAGACCATTGATGAATTGACGCGTGTTGTCGAGATCAAATCCGGTGTCATTTCCGAACAGCAAAAGCGCATACGCATTCTGGAAGAAGCACTTCGCTTATCCAAAATAAAACGTTTTGCCCCCTCTAGTGAACAATCTCACCAAACTTCTTTATTTGATGAGGCAGAGAATGAAGTGGATGGTAATGAGGAATCAGAGGGAGCGGATGAAGCTCTTGCCGATGAGAATCAGGCAAGTTCGACGGATACCAAGAAAAAGCCGGGGCGCAAACCCTTTTCAGATAAATTGCCGCGCGAGCAAGTTTTCATTCGTTTGACGGAGGCAGAAAAAGAAGGTGCCATTGATACTTTCTTCACCAAGGTGAAAGAAGAGCTGGATATTATTCCTGCCAAAGTACGGGTGCTTGAATACATGCAGGAAAAAGCTGTTTTTGTCGACCGGATTGACGGTGAAAAACAGCGTCGGCTTACAGCAGCGAAAATGCCGGGGCATCCTATTGTCGGAGCAATGGGAAGTATCAGCTTGATGTGCTTCATCATTATTGCCAAATATGCAGATGGCTTGCCCTTGTATCGTCAGGAAGGGATTTTATCGCGTTATGGCGGTGAACTTTCCAGAGCAACATTGGCCAACTGGGTCATTGCTCTCGCCAAACAGCTTCAGCCTCTGATCAACCTGATGCGAGAGCATCAACAGCTGGGAACCGTCATACAGGCCGATGAAACGCGGGTTCAGGTCTTAAAGGAACCGGGGCGATCGGCAAGCTCGGATAAATATATGTGGGTCACGCTGGGCGGGCCGCCGGGTGAAAAAAGCATCCTGTTTGAATACGATCCATCTCGGAGTGGTGAGGTGCCTCTGCGCCTGCTGGATGGCTATGGCGGCTACCTGCAAACCGACGGCTATGCAGGATACAATGCCGCATGCCTAAAAAATGGCATGACTCAATTGGGATGCTGGGATCATGCGCGTCGTTATTTTAAAGAAGCGCATAATGCACAACCCAAAGCCAAGAAGGGCAAAAACAACAAGCCCTCAAAAGCAGGCAAAGTACTGAGCCTGATTAATAAACTGTACGTGATTGAACGAGGAATCAAAACACTTTCGGTGAATGAAAAGTATCTGCAGCGTCAACAGAAAAGCATCCCGGTACTAAATCAGCTTAAAGCCTATCTGGAAGATAACCGGCATAAAGTGCCTAAAGACAGCCTGACAGGCAAGGCAATGACTTATCTTAGCAACCAGTGGGATAAGCTTAATGTGTATTGCAGCAATGGGGAGCTCAACATAAGCAATATTCTGGCGGAAAATGCGATTCGACCCTTTGTAATAGGGCGCAAAGCCTGGTTATTTTCTGATACACCTGCGGGGGCTCATGCCAGTGCCGTACATTACAGCCTGATAGAAACGGCCAAAGCAAACGGATTGGAGCCTTATGAATATCTTAAGCAGGTACTCACCGCTTTACCCCATGCTGATACGGTTGATAAAGTGGAGGCCTTGCTGCCTTGGAACATTAAAAAACCTGGCATTTCTGAATAG